The following coding sequences are from one Brienomyrus brachyistius isolate T26 chromosome 2, BBRACH_0.4, whole genome shotgun sequence window:
- the LOC125724098 gene encoding GTP-binding nuclear protein Ran — protein sequence MAMQGEPQVQFKLVLVGDGGTGKTTFVKRHLTGEFEKKYVATLGVEVHPLVFHTNRGAIKFNVWDTAGQEKFGGLRDGYYIQAQCAIIMFDVTSRVTYKNVPNWHRDLVRVCENIPIVLCGNKVDIKDRKVKAKAIVFHRKKNLQYYDISAKSNYNFEKPFLWLARKLIGDPNLEFVAMPALAPPEVVMDPQLAKQYEEDLQVAQSTALPDDEDDL from the exons ATGGCAATGCAAGGGGAACCTCAAGTTCAGTTCAAG CTTGTACTGGTTGGTGATGGTGGTACTGGTAAAACCACCTTTGTGAAACGTCACCTGACTGGAGAGTTTGAGAAGAAATATGTAG ctacTTTGGGTGTTGAAGTCCATCCTCTAGTATTTCACACGAACAGAGGAGCAATTAAATTCAATGTgtgggatacagctgggcaaGAGAAGTTTGGAGGTCTTCGCGATGGGTATTACATACAGG CCCAGTGTGCCATTATTATGTTTGACGTAACATCCAGAGTAACGTATAAGAATGTCCCTAACTGGCACAGAGACCTGGTACGAGTATGTGAGAACATCCCCATTGTCTTGTGTGGAAATAAAGTAGACATCAAAGATAGGAAGGTCAAGGCGAAGGCCATAGTGTTCCACAGAAAGAAGAACCTTCAG TACTATGACATCTCCGCCAAAAGCAACTACAACTTTGAGAAGCCCTTCCTGTGGCTGGCCAGGAAGCTGATTGGAGACCCCAACCTGGAGTTTGTGGCGATGCCAGCCCTGGCTCCTCCGGAGGTGGTGATGGATCCCCAGCTGGCCAAACAGTATGAGGAGGATCTACAG